From a single Anaerolineaceae bacterium oral taxon 439 genomic region:
- a CDS encoding DNA polymerase III subunit beta, which yields MKLSVSQSLLSQALGIVSRSVDTKRLLPILTNILLTTEDGNLRLSATNLELGINYRIPAEIASEGSITVPAKTLIDLVNTLPNDVVHLELSPDASTLIVRCVQVVTDIKGLDAEDFPPMPVFDPQDAVVFNLPELKKMIQQVAFAAATDETRPMLQGIYLTVNGNELTLVATDGYRIAKRTQSLENAPDAPISAIIPARALIEVNRIPGDSSDQIYVNLASGKNQVIFHQEHVDVASQLISGTYIDYKAIIPRNFKTDTVVSTAALQKACAQAMIIARDSKFLTHFTIRPDAGDDGLIQINAVSEETGTYDNQIPATVNGETLNIAFNVRFLRDVLDVVSSPQVMIRTNTNVSPSLITPLDDGNDYEYVLMPMNPKR from the coding sequence ATGAAACTATCGGTATCTCAATCACTTTTATCACAGGCGCTTGGAATCGTTTCCCGATCCGTTGACACAAAACGATTGCTTCCTATCTTAACCAATATCCTACTGACGACCGAAGATGGAAATCTACGCCTTTCCGCGACCAACCTCGAATTGGGGATCAATTATCGGATCCCGGCGGAAATCGCCAGCGAAGGATCGATTACCGTCCCGGCGAAAACGCTGATCGACCTGGTCAATACGCTTCCGAACGACGTCGTTCATCTCGAACTCAGCCCGGACGCCTCGACGCTGATCGTCCGCTGCGTTCAGGTCGTCACCGATATCAAAGGGCTCGACGCCGAGGATTTCCCGCCCATGCCCGTTTTCGATCCGCAGGACGCCGTCGTCTTCAACCTTCCGGAATTAAAAAAGATGATCCAGCAGGTCGCTTTTGCGGCAGCGACCGACGAAACCCGTCCCATGCTGCAGGGGATTTACCTGACCGTTAATGGGAACGAACTGACCCTCGTCGCGACCGACGGATATCGGATCGCGAAACGGACGCAGTCGCTCGAAAACGCCCCCGACGCGCCGATCTCAGCGATTATCCCCGCCCGCGCGCTGATCGAGGTCAACCGCATTCCGGGCGACAGCAGCGACCAGATTTACGTCAACCTCGCCTCCGGGAAAAATCAGGTCATCTTTCATCAGGAGCATGTCGACGTCGCGTCGCAGCTCATCTCCGGAACCTATATCGACTATAAAGCGATTATTCCGCGTAATTTCAAGACGGATACCGTCGTCTCGACCGCCGCGCTCCAGAAAGCCTGCGCGCAGGCGATGATCATCGCGCGCGACAGCAAATTTCTGACCCATTTTACGATTCGCCCCGACGCCGGCGACGACGGACTGATCCAAATTAACGCCGTGTCCGAAGAAACCGGGACCTATGACAACCAGATTCCCGCGACCGTCAACGGCGAAACGCTGAATATCGCCTTCAACGTTCGTTTCCTGCGTGACGTTCTCGACGTTGTGAGCTCGCCGCAGGTCATGATTCGCACGAATACGAACGTTTCGCCAAGCCTGATCACCCCGCTCGACGACGGAAATGACTACGAATACGTTTTGATGCCGATGAACCCGAAACGTTGA
- a CDS encoding dihydroxy-acid dehydratase, producing the protein MRSEAIKLGAERAPHRSLLKAIGYTDEELARPLIGVCNSFNEIIPGHIHLNQIAEAVKAGIRMAGGTPVEYGAIGVCDGISMGHEGMKYSLPSRELIADSCETMAQAHRLDGVVYIPNCDKVVPGMLMAACRVDIPAIFVSGGPMASRTVNGRGLDLNSVFEAVGAIKAGKIDEEELKFVEDNACPGCGSCSGMFTANSMNCLTEVLGLALPGNGTVASTDAARIRLAKLTGMKVMELVERDIKPSDIVTEASLMNAFTADMALGCSSNSLLHLTAIANERGLGLDLRRVNEISERTPNLCRLAPAGVHHVQDLEAAGGIQALLTELAAHGALDGSVLTCTGRTLAENLAGRKFIPNPVIRSFDDPYAKTGGLAVLFGNVAERGSVVKRSAVAPEMLTHSGPARVFDSEDEAIAAIYGGEINSGDVVVIRYEGPKGGPGMREMLSPTSAIAGMGLDKSVALITDGRFSGATRGASIGHVCPEAAVGGVIALIEEGDRITIDIPNYSVTLDVPADVLAERRKRWKAPAPRVTRGYLARYAKLVASAAEGAVLRA; encoded by the coding sequence ATGCGTTCCGAAGCGATTAAACTGGGGGCCGAGCGCGCGCCGCATCGCAGTTTACTGAAAGCGATCGGGTACACGGACGAGGAGCTGGCGCGGCCGCTGATCGGCGTCTGCAATTCGTTTAACGAAATTATCCCCGGGCATATTCATTTGAACCAGATCGCGGAGGCGGTCAAGGCGGGGATCCGCATGGCGGGCGGAACGCCGGTCGAATACGGCGCGATCGGCGTCTGCGACGGGATTTCGATGGGCCATGAGGGCATGAAATATTCGCTCCCGTCCCGCGAGCTGATCGCCGATTCCTGCGAAACGATGGCCCAGGCGCATCGGTTGGACGGGGTTGTCTATATTCCGAACTGCGACAAGGTCGTTCCGGGAATGCTGATGGCGGCCTGCCGTGTCGATATTCCGGCGATTTTCGTTTCCGGGGGACCGATGGCGTCGCGGACAGTGAACGGGCGCGGGCTGGACCTGAACTCGGTTTTCGAGGCGGTCGGCGCGATTAAGGCGGGGAAAATCGACGAGGAAGAATTGAAATTCGTCGAAGATAACGCCTGCCCCGGCTGCGGCTCGTGTTCCGGGATGTTCACTGCGAATTCGATGAATTGCCTGACCGAGGTTCTGGGATTGGCGCTTCCCGGAAACGGGACGGTCGCTTCGACGGACGCGGCGCGGATCCGGCTCGCGAAGCTGACGGGGATGAAGGTCATGGAGCTGGTCGAACGGGACATTAAGCCGTCGGATATCGTGACCGAAGCGTCGCTGATGAACGCGTTCACCGCCGACATGGCGCTCGGCTGTTCCAGTAATTCGCTGCTGCACCTGACCGCGATCGCGAACGAGCGCGGGCTTGGGCTCGACCTGCGACGGGTGAACGAAATTTCAGAGCGGACGCCGAACCTCTGTCGTCTGGCTCCGGCGGGCGTTCATCATGTTCAGGACCTGGAAGCGGCTGGCGGGATTCAGGCGCTGCTGACGGAGCTGGCGGCGCATGGCGCGCTGGACGGCTCGGTCCTGACCTGTACCGGACGGACGTTAGCGGAAAACCTCGCCGGACGGAAATTTATCCCGAATCCGGTCATCCGTTCGTTCGACGATCCGTACGCGAAAACGGGCGGTCTGGCGGTGCTGTTCGGGAACGTCGCGGAGCGCGGGAGCGTCGTCAAGCGCTCCGCCGTCGCGCCCGAAATGCTGACGCATTCGGGGCCTGCGCGCGTTTTTGACAGCGAGGACGAGGCAATCGCGGCGATTTACGGCGGGGAGATCAACAGCGGCGACGTTGTCGTTATCCGTTACGAAGGGCCGAAGGGCGGCCCGGGGATGCGCGAGATGCTGTCGCCGACGTCAGCGATCGCGGGGATGGGGCTGGATAAGTCGGTGGCGCTGATTACCGACGGGCGCTTCTCGGGCGCTACGCGCGGCGCGTCGATCGGGCATGTCTGCCCCGAGGCGGCGGTCGGCGGCGTCATCGCGCTGATCGAAGAGGGCGATCGGATCACGATCGATATTCCGAATTATTCGGTGACGCTCGACGTTCCGGCGGATGTTCTGGCGGAGCGGCGGAAGCGCTGGAAAGCGCCGGCGCCGCGCGTGACCAGGGGCTACCTGGCGCGGTACGCGAAGCTGGTCGCGTCCGCGGCCGAGGGAGCTGTCCTCAGGGCGTAA
- a CDS encoding ketol-acid reductoisomerase: MAKLYYTSDCNLELLKGKTLAVIGYGSQGHAHALNLRDSGMNVVVGLPEGSKSRAAAEKEGLKVLTAAEAAKAGDVIMILIPDEKQAEMYAADVAPNLSAGKALVFAHGFNIHYGQIVPPADVDVFMVAPKGPGHTVRSQFVEGFGVPDLIAVYQDATGKAKELALAWAAGIGGARAGILETTFKEETETDLFGEQAVLCGGVVELMRAGFETLVEAGYQPESAYFECLHEMKLIIDLVNKGGIGMMNFSISDTAEYGEYVAGPRVITGETKKAMKAILSDIQDGSFAGKWILENKTGRTFFNARRRMLAEHPMETVGAELREKMIRNG; this comes from the coding sequence ATGGCGAAGTTATATTACACGAGCGATTGTAATCTGGAGCTGCTCAAGGGGAAGACTTTAGCGGTTATCGGGTATGGGAGCCAGGGACACGCGCATGCGTTGAACCTGCGCGACAGCGGGATGAACGTCGTCGTCGGGCTTCCAGAGGGTTCGAAAAGCCGCGCGGCGGCGGAGAAGGAAGGGCTGAAGGTCCTGACGGCGGCCGAAGCGGCGAAGGCCGGGGACGTGATCATGATCCTGATCCCGGACGAAAAGCAGGCGGAAATGTACGCCGCGGACGTCGCGCCGAACCTGAGCGCCGGGAAAGCGCTCGTCTTTGCCCATGGATTTAATATTCATTATGGCCAGATTGTCCCGCCGGCGGACGTCGACGTTTTCATGGTCGCGCCGAAGGGACCGGGGCATACGGTCCGTTCGCAGTTCGTCGAGGGTTTCGGCGTTCCGGACCTGATCGCCGTATATCAGGACGCAACCGGCAAGGCGAAGGAGCTGGCGCTGGCCTGGGCGGCGGGGATCGGCGGCGCGCGCGCCGGGATCCTTGAAACGACGTTTAAGGAAGAGACCGAGACCGACCTCTTCGGGGAGCAGGCGGTTCTTTGCGGCGGGGTGGTTGAGCTTATGCGAGCCGGGTTTGAGACGCTGGTTGAAGCGGGGTACCAGCCGGAATCGGCGTATTTTGAATGCCTGCATGAAATGAAGCTGATTATCGATCTGGTCAATAAGGGCGGGATCGGGATGATGAATTTCTCGATTTCGGACACGGCTGAATATGGCGAGTATGTCGCCGGCCCGCGCGTGATTACCGGGGAAACGAAGAAAGCGATGAAAGCGATCCTCAGCGATATTCAGGACGGTTCGTTCGCGGGAAAATGGATTTTGGAAAATAAGACCGGACGGACGTTCTTTAACGCACGCCGCCGTATGCTGGCGGAACATCCGATGGAAACCGTCGGCGCGGAGCTGCGCGAGAAGATGATCCGGAACGGTTAA
- a CDS encoding acetolactate synthase small subunit gives MSLDNTFMISILVDNYAGVLSQITRLFSRRGYNIQSITADKTQNPDETRITIIADGDQTAALQILLQLRKQISVLSAKLLDPEEAILRAMVIVKVDADTKEKRDEVIQISNIFRANIIDISLDCLTVSVTGDPDKTEAFIRLMAPFGILELVRSGIVTLERGKLTINSGY, from the coding sequence ATGTCGTTGGATAATACTTTCATGATTTCAATTCTGGTCGATAATTACGCGGGCGTCCTGTCGCAGATTACGCGCCTTTTCTCCCGCCGCGGGTACAACATTCAGAGTATTACCGCCGACAAGACGCAGAATCCAGACGAGACGCGGATCACGATTATCGCCGATGGCGATCAGACCGCCGCGCTCCAGATCCTGCTCCAGCTCCGGAAGCAGATTTCGGTTCTTTCGGCGAAGCTATTGGATCCTGAGGAGGCGATCCTGCGCGCGATGGTGATCGTGAAGGTTGACGCCGATACGAAGGAGAAGCGCGATGAAGTTATTCAGATTTCGAATATTTTCCGCGCTAATATTATCGATATCAGTCTGGACTGCCTGACGGTTTCCGTGACCGGCGATCCGGATAAGACCGAGGCGTTTATTCGGCTGATGGCCCCGTTCGGTATTCTGGAGCTGGTCCGTTCCGGTATCGTGACGCTCGAACGCGGCAAGTTAACGATCAACAGTGGTTATTGA